The following DNA comes from Thermodesulfobacteriota bacterium.
ATTCATTTTTTTAAAAAAGTAAGAGAAAAGATGGAAAATCCGGCTTATATTGCCGCAAGCACTCTGACAACTCCCGACGGGGCTTTCAGGTTTGCTGATGTGAAAGCAGGACAATATTATTTAGTGGTTACCTTTCCGGCCATCATTAACGGCTGTAAAGTTGCCTGGCAGGTTCCGGCTATGGTGTGTCACGGGGAAACGACTTATATCGAGTTAAGCAATGACAATTTGGCACTGCCGACCTATTCTAGAAAT
Coding sequences within:
- a CDS encoding carboxypeptidase-like regulatory domain-containing protein: MKKRLWIHILVTGIIIMPVSLSFAQGGKISGSLGLKTKQGNVVHGDWIRVLLVTEKFEVNQDSEVSAMDKHKQIECIRNAHIHFFKKVREKMENPAYIAASTLTTPDGAFRFADVKAGQYYLVVTFPAIINGCKVAWQVPAMVCHGETTYIELSNDNLALPTYSRNK